The window GCAGGATGTGCAGATGCGCGCCCGTATCCCGCGCCATGGAAATGGCCGTCGCGACGGTCAGCTCTTCCGCAAGTGATGGGCGTGTGGAAAGGAATGCCGCATAGTCGTCGTCTGCTGTCTTACTGGTAGCGAGTTCTTTCGTCAAGCGACGGATCAGTGCGGAATTTTCTGCATGGATGGCAAGGATCTGTCGATTCGCTGCGATTTGGCGGAAAATTGCGTAGACCTCTCCGTCGTCGAGCGGTGGAATCACATCCTCCTTCCCTTCCGTATAATTGTAGACGAGCGCGTGCGTCTTGGCGTCAATCGCGTATCCCCAGAAGAACTTGATCGCTGCAGCGCCGGCCTCTTTCATGGAGAGTAGCTTGTCGAGGTTGAGATCGCCGAGAGAGAGTCCCCAGATGCCATAGTCTACATAAGCTTTATCGTGAAAATAGGCGATTTTCTTTCGCACATCGACGCCGTCCAGCACGGCGGGGTTTGTGTTCGGCATATCGAAAACCGTCGTTATGCCGCCGACTGCCGCCGCGCGTGTGCCGTGGGCGAAGTCTTCCTTTTCCGTCGCACCGGGATCGCGAAAATGACAGTGCGTATCGATGCCGCCGGGCAGCACGTAGAGTCCCGAGGCGTCGTGCGTTTCCTGCGCATTTGCATCGCTTTCGCCCAGGGCGGCGATGCGCCCGTCTTTCACATAGATGTTTTGCTTTCGGAGTTCCTGTCGGACGGGGTCGACGACCCAGCCGCCCTTGATGGCAAGATCGAACATCTGCCGCACCTCCTATTCCATGACTTTTCCCTTCGTCTCGGGAACCATCAGATGCATGACGATGAATGCGATCGGATAGATGAGGAATACGAGGCTCATAGCACCCAGAAGCCCCGTGCTTGCGGCGAGCCAGCCGATCAAGGCTGGTCCGAAGCCGGCGAGCCCGCGACCCGTGCCGAAAATGAAATTCTCTGCCGTCGAACGCGCTTCTGAGCGATAGTTCTCCGCGAGAATCGCGCCGTAGCCGCCCATCATGCCGTTGACCGTGAGGCCGAGCAGGAAGCTGCCCCAGAGCAGTGCCTCCTGGCTCGTGAAGAAAAAGAAGTAGAGGATGCAGTAAATCGTGCCGCCGATGTACCAGATGCTGAACGTCTTCTTGCGGCCGAGCTTGTCGGCGAGGATGCCGAACAAGGTGATGCCGACGAGCATGCCGGCAATCGAGATCGCCATCCAGCCGCTTGCCTTGGCGAGTGTGTAGCCGTACTGCTGCGCCAAGATGGCAGGCATCCAGCTGAAGACCGCGTAGTAGCCGAAATTCTGCACGAGACACATGACCATGAGGCCGATCGTCGTGATCGTCGTGCGGCGATCCTCGAACAGCGCTTTGACCGGCGTTCCGTTGATGCGGTCGTACTCTTCCTGCTCCTCATGGGACGCCGTGCCGCTCTCCACCTTTTCCCGCAGCGCCTTTTGATGTGCTTGCCGCTCCAAGAACATCTTCGGCTCGCGAAGCGTCATGCGCGCATATATGGCGATTGCGGCCGGAATCAGTCCGATGAGGAAAACGCCGCGCCAGCCGATGTAGGGAACTGCGACGGCGACGATTAACGATGCTGCGAGCACGCCGAACTGCCAGCCGAGTGCCACCCAGCTTGTTGCGCGTGCACGCATCGCAGGCGCCCACGTTTCCGTGACGATGGCCATGCCGATACCAAATTCGCCGCCGATGCCGAGACCGACGAGAGCGCGAAGCACGAGCAGAACATAGTAGTCATTGCACCAGTAGATGCCTGCCGTTGCGAATGAATATAGGAAGATCGTTCCTGCGAGTACCTTGATGCGGCCAATCCGATCAGCCAGGATACCGAAGATGTAGGAACCGGCCCAGATGCCGAGCGTTGTTGCCAATGTCAAGTTGCCGGCCTGTCCAGGCGTCAGGCCGAAATCGCTGATGATGAAGACCAGCACGAACGATAGGAAGAACATGTCCATGCCGTCGGCAGCATACCCCAAGGTCGCTGCAATCAAGCTCTTCGTATGGTGTCCCTCTTCTCCCTCCAAGTAGACCGGCACATTCTTTTCGTCTGCCATTGAAATCTCCTCCTTTGCATATCTCGTTGACTGAAGGGCGCCTTTGTGCAGGATGGGCAGCAATTCAGCGCTAAAAAAGAAAAACTGCTTCATCAAGCGCTTCACCTGCACCTAAGAAGACAGTGCTTCAATATATTTCTATGTTATCAGTGTATTCAAATAATATAGAGATGTCAAGAGTGAATGAGAAAATTTAAGAAAGAGTGCGTATGAGCCGATTCCGGCTCATACGCACTCTTTCTTGTATACCGCTGTCTGCGGCGGTCAGACAATCCCCTGTGCGACCATCGTGTCTGCGACGTGGAGGAATGCCGTGATGTTGGCGCCGGCGATGAGGTTGCCCTTCATGCCGTACTTCTCCGCGTTCTTCTTGGAGTTCTGATAGATGTTCTTCATGATGCCCTTGAGGCGATTGTCGACTTCCTCGAACGTCCAGTGCAGGCGCTCGGAGTTCTGGCTCATTTCAAGCGCGGAGACGGCGACGCCGCCGGCGTTTGCCGCCTTCGCGGGGGCGAAGAGAACACCCTTTTCCAAGAGGTATTCCGTCGCGTCGAGCGTCGTCGGCATGTTCGCGCCTTCGCCGACGGCCATGACGCCGTTCGCCACGAGCGCCTTGACACCCTCGATGTCAAGTTCGCTCTGCGTCGCGCACGGCAAGGCGATGTCGCACTTGACCGTCCAGACGCCACGGCATCCCTCGTGGTACTCGGCGTTCGGACGCTTTTCGACGTATTCTTTGATGCGGCCGCGGCGCACTTCCTTGATCTCCTTGACGAGTGCGAGGTCGATGCCCTCGGGGTCATAGACGTAGCCGTTCGAGTCGGAGCAGGTCACGGGCTTTGCGCCGAATTCGATGGCCTTTTCAATCGCATACGTCGCGACGTTGCCCGAGCCGGAGACGACGACGGTCTTGCTCTCAAGGCTCTTGCCGTTGTCTTCGAGCATCTCCTTCATGAAGTAGAGGAGTCCGTAGCCCGTGGCTTCCGTGCGTGCGAGGCTGCCGCCGTAGCCGAGACCCTTGCCCGTGAGGACAGCGGAATCAAAGGAGTTGACGATGCGCTTGTACTGACCGTAGAGGTAGCCGATCTCACGGCCGCCGACGCCGATGTCGCCCGCCGGCGTATCGACCATCGAGCCGATGTGGCGATAGAGCTCCGTCATGAAGCTCTGGCAGAAGCGCATGACCTCGTTGTCGCTCTTGCCCTTCGGGTCGAAGTCCGAGCCGCCTTTGGCGCCGCCGATGGGAAGCCCCGTCAAAGAGTTCTTGAACGTCTGCTCGAAAGCGAGGAACTTCAAAATGGAGAGCGTCACGCTCGGATGGAAACGCAGGCCGCCCTTGTAGGTGCCGACGGCGCTGTTCGCCTGCACGCGGTAGCCGCGGTTGACCTGAACCTCGCCCTTGTCGTTCTCCCAAGGCACGCGGAACATGACGACGCGCTCCGGCTCGACCATGCGCTCAAGGATTTTGTGCTTCTTGTACTCGGGATGCTGCTCAAGGACAGGCACGATCGAGGTCAGGACTTCCTTGACCACGTTGTGATATTCCTTCTCCTGCGGATCCTTCTTTTCGATAGAGGCGAGGATGTCCTCTACATACTGCTGCATTTCCGTCATGCGTGATTACCCCTTTGCTTTGAAACTTCATAAGAGAAAACTATCGTGCGGCTAAGCACGCATATATAATAACGCAAATAGCAGAAAAAGTATACGGTTTTGCTAAGGTATTATGTATACATAGTTACAGGCGAGGAGTGGATTTTCGTATGCGCTAGGCCATCCGCCTGCTTGTTGGCGCTATGAAGAGGCGAAGATCTTCTTCCTTGACAACAAATACCCCTATGTGTATAATAAAAATACCAATAGGGGTATATGCAAAGGAGGATCGTTATGAATGTTTTGGGAAAAGGCGCTCCGTTGTCGCTGCACAAGGGCATGACGGGCAAAAAAGGCTTGGCAAAGAGCTCGTTCTTCGCTACAATGAAGGAAAACTGCATGGCGGCAGATGCGCGCGTGCTGGAGGAAAGCCGCCAAAAGGAGCGAGTTTTCGGCGCGTCCTTCTGGTCTTTCCTCGCAAAACATTCCTGGGGGTAAGAATATGGCATTTTCCTTTACGAAATGGCAGGGCTGCGGCAACGATTTCGTCCTTGTGAACGGCTTTCGGGAGCAGCTCCCGGATGACCTTGCGGCGCTCTCGCGAAGGGTCTGTGATCGTCACTACGGCATCGGCGCGGACGGGCTGATTCTCGTGCTGCCGTCGCAGCAAGCGGACTTTCGCATGCGCATCTTCAATGCGGACGGCACGGAGGCGGAGATGTGCGGCAACGGCATCCGCTGCTTCGCGGGCGTCGTCCATGCAGAAGGGCTGAGCGGCGAGGCGGAATTCACGGTCGAGACGGGCGCGGGCGTCCTCGTGCCTCGCCTGCAGCTTGCGGGCAGCAGGCTCACGGGCGTGTGCGTCGATATGGGCGAGCCGATCCTTGAAGGCGAGCGCATTCCTGTCCTGGGCTTTGGCGCATCACGCGTCATCGAGCAGCCGATCGAGGCGGCGGGCGAGACGTTTTCCATGACCTGCGTTTCCATGGGCAACCCGCACTGCGTGATTTTCGTCGAGGATGCACAAGCCGTGCCTATGGAAAAGTTCGGGCCTCTCCTTGAGCGGCACGAGAAGTTCCCCAAGAAGACAAACGTGGAGTTTGCGGAAATCAAGGACGCTTCCCACATCCGCATGCGTGTCTGGGAACGCGGCGCTGCCGTGACGCTCGCGTGCGGCACAGGCTCATGCGCGACGCTTGTCGCCGCCGCGCTCACGGGACGCACGAAGAGAGAAGCCGAGGTGCAGCTCGACGGCGGCAGGCTGCAGATCGAGTGGACGGCGAACAATCATGTCTACATGACGGGGCCTGCCGAGAAGGTCTTTGCCGGAAGGTATGAATGAATATGGGAAAAAAGGAAATGCTACGCGAGTCGAATTTGACTCACGCAGCATTTCCTTTTTTCAGTGCTTTCCGAGAACCAGAGCTGTATATTTCGCGCGTTCTTCCTCAGGAATTTGCAAGATATCCATCGCTTTTTCTACAGGGAAGTCCATGCTTTTCATCACATTGCGAATAGAAGCGGTCGTTGTTTCCAGCACACCTTGCGACAAGCCTTGCGACAAGCCTTCCTGTCTGCCCAAACGCAGGCCCTTTTCCATTGCTTCCTCGGCGCGAACTTCTAAGGCTCGTTCTTGATTCCAGACGAAATTGAGCATATCGAAGACCTCCTTTGCCTGCTTTTGTCGAAAATATTCTCCGAGATAATCATGCGTGATGCAGTATTGTACGGCATTGCTTACCGCAATTTCGAGGCTATTGCCATTCTTTATGCATTCTCGTACCGTAGAGACAAAGACGCTGTAGCTTTTGAGCGCATGACATTTTTCTAAAATCGGACGATTCGGCTTGTTGTTGATGTTAAAAACCTTGACGTCAAGCTCCAAATCGTTATCGTGTCCCCCGAAAGCGTCAGATAGATGCAATGCCCAGCCATCAGGCATTTCCGCGAGCCCGTTATAAAATACATAGAATTTCGGCGCTGGAAGAGGAATCAATTCTTTTTTGTAGACAGCATCCTTGTCTACATAGCGACGGTAGATTTCCGTGAGATACATCAGCAAACGCAGGGGCATATTCGCATTGATGGTACTTTGATGTTCGACAAGGAGCACATGTTGGTTGCCGACGATGAAGCCGATGTCGTTCTTGACCCCAGTGAAAAGGGTTTCATCGATCGTGGCGAGTGTTATGTCACCCGGTGTTGTCTTGCGGTCGAGAAGAGCTTCATAGATTTCCGGCAAGCGCTCTGCATTATTGAAGATATTACGGAAAAGCGAATCCTTGTAGGTGCGTTTCGTATTTCTCACGGGCGTGTCACCTCTTGCCTATATTATACTATAAGCATATTGCCGAGACAAGGATTGCCGCGTTCTTCAGAGCCAAGCGTATTTCAAGATGAAGAGCACGGTCAGGATGTACATGAGCCATGTCACGTTGCGGAACTTGCCTGAGGCGACGTGCAGCAGCGTGTAGGAAATGATGCCGAATGCAATGCCCTCGGCGATGGAATAGGCAAACGGCATGACGGCGATGCAGATGAAAGAAGGGATCGCCTCGGTGATGTCTGACCAAGGAATCTTCGCGACCTGCTGCATCATGAGGAAGCCGACGATGACGAGCGCCGGCGCCGTCGCGAAGCCCGGCACGGCGAGGAAGAGCGGCGAGAAGAAGAGCGCGACGAGGAAGAAGATCGCCGTCGTCACGGCCGTCAGTCCCGTGCGCCCGCCCTCAACGATGCCCGCCGAGGACTCGACGTAGGTCGAGATCGTCGATGTGCCCAGACATGCGCCGAGCGCCGTGCCGCAGGCGTCGGCGAGGAGCGCTCCCTTGACGCGCGGCAGACGCCCTTTCTCGTCGAGCATGTCGGCGCGCGAGGCGCAGCCGATCAGCGTGCCGAGCGTATCGAAGAGGTCGACGAAGAGAAAGGCGAAGATGACGACGATGAAATCAAGCGAGAGGATTGCATGGAAGTCAAATTGCAGGAAGGTCGGCGCGAGCGACACGGGCGGCGCGATGATGCCCGAAGGCATGAGGCTGAAGTAGCCGCGTGCAGGATCGGGGATGTAGACGCCGAGAAGTTCCAGGATGATGCCCAGCCCCCAGGTGGCGAAGATGCCGATGAGGATGTGCCCCTTGATGTTCTTTATGACGAGCACGGCGGTCAGGAGGATGCCAAAGAGCGCGAGGAGGACGGTGATGCCCTCGGAGTGGAACGTCCCTTCTGCCATCGCCTTGGGAAACGAGAAGAGTGCGACGAGCTTCGGCCCTGCGACGACGACATGCGCGTTCTGCAGGCCGATGAATGTGATGAAGAAGCCGATACCGACGGTGACGGCGCTCTTCAAGGTCAGCGGAATCGCATTGAAGAGCGCCTCGCGCACATTCGTTACGGAGAGTGCGATGAAGATTAGGCCTTCGACAAGAACCGCCGTCAATGCGAGCTGCCACGAGTAGCCCATCTGCCCGACGACCGTGTAGGCGAAGAAGGCGTTGAGTCCCATCGCGGAAGACAGCGCGAACGGCAGATTGGCAAACGACGCCATGAGGACGCACGAGATGCCCGAAGCGAG of the Selenomonas sputigena genome contains:
- the dapF gene encoding diaminopimelate epimerase — protein: MAFSFTKWQGCGNDFVLVNGFREQLPDDLAALSRRVCDRHYGIGADGLILVLPSQQADFRMRIFNADGTEAEMCGNGIRCFAGVVHAEGLSGEAEFTVETGAGVLVPRLQLAGSRLTGVCVDMGEPILEGERIPVLGFGASRVIEQPIEAAGETFSMTCVSMGNPHCVIFVEDAQAVPMEKFGPLLERHEKFPKKTNVEFAEIKDASHIRMRVWERGAAVTLACGTGSCATLVAAALTGRTKREAEVQLDGGRLQIEWTANNHVYMTGPAEKVFAGRYE
- the allB gene encoding allantoinase AllB, which encodes MFDLAIKGGWVVDPVRQELRKQNIYVKDGRIAALGESDANAQETHDASGLYVLPGGIDTHCHFRDPGATEKEDFAHGTRAAAVGGITTVFDMPNTNPAVLDGVDVRKKIAYFHDKAYVDYGIWGLSLGDLNLDKLLSMKEAGAAAIKFFWGYAIDAKTHALVYNYTEGKEDVIPPLDDGEVYAIFRQIAANRQILAIHAENSALIRRLTKELATSKTADDDYAAFLSTRPSLAEELTVATAISMARDTGAHLHILHMTSRRGVELVRRAKADGVSVTAETAPHYLFLSAEDFPAVGPMMKVYPLIKSKDDQAALWAGLLDGTLDFVASDHAPHRIEEKRGSLFKMPSGMCGVETMMPLMLDAVSRGKITLPFVARVLSQRPAEIYGIERKGRLDIGSDADLVLVDMQKTRPIRNEDLHSKQPLTAFDGRSITGWPVSTYLRGRLIAADHEIVGDPGGQPAHCHAAV
- the gdhA gene encoding NADP-specific glutamate dehydrogenase — its product is MTEMQQYVEDILASIEKKDPQEKEYHNVVKEVLTSIVPVLEQHPEYKKHKILERMVEPERVVMFRVPWENDKGEVQVNRGYRVQANSAVGTYKGGLRFHPSVTLSILKFLAFEQTFKNSLTGLPIGGAKGGSDFDPKGKSDNEVMRFCQSFMTELYRHIGSMVDTPAGDIGVGGREIGYLYGQYKRIVNSFDSAVLTGKGLGYGGSLARTEATGYGLLYFMKEMLEDNGKSLESKTVVVSGSGNVATYAIEKAIEFGAKPVTCSDSNGYVYDPEGIDLALVKEIKEVRRGRIKEYVEKRPNAEYHEGCRGVWTVKCDIALPCATQSELDIEGVKALVANGVMAVGEGANMPTTLDATEYLLEKGVLFAPAKAANAGGVAVSALEMSQNSERLHWTFEEVDNRLKGIMKNIYQNSKKNAEKYGMKGNLIAGANITAFLHVADTMVAQGIV
- a CDS encoding MFS transporter, whose product is MADEKNVPVYLEGEEGHHTKSLIAATLGYAADGMDMFFLSFVLVFIISDFGLTPGQAGNLTLATTLGIWAGSYIFGILADRIGRIKVLAGTIFLYSFATAGIYWCNDYYVLLVLRALVGLGIGGEFGIGMAIVTETWAPAMRARATSWVALGWQFGVLAASLIVAVAVPYIGWRGVFLIGLIPAAIAIYARMTLREPKMFLERQAHQKALREKVESGTASHEEQEEYDRINGTPVKALFEDRRTTITTIGLMVMCLVQNFGYYAVFSWMPAILAQQYGYTLAKASGWMAISIAGMLVGITLFGILADKLGRKKTFSIWYIGGTIYCILYFFFFTSQEALLWGSFLLGLTVNGMMGGYGAILAENYRSEARSTAENFIFGTGRGLAGFGPALIGWLAASTGLLGAMSLVFLIYPIAFIVMHLMVPETKGKVME
- a CDS encoding NCS2 family permease, with protein sequence MEKMLENVFHLKENRTTVQTELLAGLTTFMTMAYILAVNPLILSAAGMDAGAVFTATALASGISCVLMASFANLPFALSSAMGLNAFFAYTVVGQMGYSWQLALTAVLVEGLIFIALSVTNVREALFNAIPLTLKSAVTVGIGFFITFIGLQNAHVVVAGPKLVALFSFPKAMAEGTFHSEGITVLLALFGILLTAVLVIKNIKGHILIGIFATWGLGIILELLGVYIPDPARGYFSLMPSGIIAPPVSLAPTFLQFDFHAILSLDFIVVIFAFLFVDLFDTLGTLIGCASRADMLDEKGRLPRVKGALLADACGTALGACLGTSTISTYVESSAGIVEGGRTGLTAVTTAIFFLVALFFSPLFLAVPGFATAPALVIVGFLMMQQVAKIPWSDITEAIPSFICIAVMPFAYSIAEGIAFGIISYTLLHVASGKFRNVTWLMYILTVLFILKYAWL
- a CDS encoding Rpn family recombination-promoting nuclease/putative transposase, producing MRNTKRTYKDSLFRNIFNNAERLPEIYEALLDRKTTPGDITLATIDETLFTGVKNDIGFIVGNQHVLLVEHQSTINANMPLRLLMYLTEIYRRYVDKDAVYKKELIPLPAPKFYVFYNGLAEMPDGWALHLSDAFGGHDNDLELDVKVFNINNKPNRPILEKCHALKSYSVFVSTVRECIKNGNSLEIAVSNAVQYCITHDYLGEYFRQKQAKEVFDMLNFVWNQERALEVRAEEAMEKGLRLGRQEGLSQGLSQGVLETTTASIRNVMKSMDFPVEKAMDILQIPEEERAKYTALVLGKH